One genomic region from Amycolatopsis sp. FBCC-B4732 encodes:
- the rplV gene encoding 50S ribosomal protein L22 — protein MNAQNDATVEALPTAYARARFVRDSPTKVRRVIELIKGRSAADALAVLRFAPQAASEPVAKVLASAVANAENNLQLDPDTLWVKNAYADEGPTLKRIRPRAQGRAYRIRKRTSHITVEVESRPAVTQKAQSKKKAGGR, from the coding sequence ATGAACGCCCAGAACGACGCGACGGTCGAGGCCCTGCCTACGGCTTACGCGCGGGCTCGCTTCGTCCGGGACTCGCCGACCAAGGTGCGCCGGGTGATCGAGCTCATCAAGGGACGTAGCGCCGCCGACGCCTTGGCCGTGCTCCGGTTCGCCCCGCAGGCGGCCAGCGAGCCGGTCGCGAAGGTGCTCGCCAGCGCCGTGGCCAACGCCGAGAACAACCTTCAGCTGGACCCGGACACCCTCTGGGTCAAGAACGCGTACGCCGACGAGGGCCCGACCCTCAAGCGCATCCGGCCGCGGGCCCAGGGCCGTGCGTACCGGATCCGCAAGCGGACCAGCCACATCACCGTCGAGGTGGAGTCGCGTCCGGCCGTCACGCAGAAGGCGCAGAGCAAGAAGAAGGCAGGTGGCCGGTAG
- the rplD gene encoding 50S ribosomal protein L4, which translates to MTSVELKTPAGKADGTVDLPEEIFDVQANVALMHQVVVAQQAAARQGTHDTKTRGEVSGGGKKPYRQKGTGRARQGSTRAPQFVGGGVVHGPTPRDYSQRTPKKMKAAALRGALSDRARAGQLHVVTELVTGEKPNTKAAKSALAAVTAAKRVLVVLHRDDELSWVSLRNLPEVHILWADQLNTYDVLVNDDVVFTKAAYDVFVAGPARGKTVKASARSGEVTEGSDEK; encoded by the coding sequence ATGACAAGCGTCGAGCTGAAGACCCCGGCCGGTAAAGCCGACGGCACCGTGGACCTCCCCGAGGAGATCTTCGACGTGCAGGCCAATGTCGCGCTGATGCACCAGGTGGTGGTGGCCCAGCAGGCCGCCGCGCGCCAGGGCACGCACGACACGAAGACCCGTGGTGAGGTCTCCGGTGGCGGCAAGAAGCCGTACCGGCAGAAGGGCACCGGCCGTGCCCGCCAGGGTTCGACCCGCGCGCCGCAGTTCGTCGGCGGTGGTGTCGTCCACGGCCCCACGCCGCGTGACTACTCCCAGCGCACCCCGAAGAAGATGAAGGCCGCCGCTCTGCGTGGCGCTCTCTCCGACCGGGCCCGCGCCGGCCAGCTGCACGTCGTGACCGAACTGGTGACCGGCGAGAAGCCGAACACCAAGGCCGCCAAGTCCGCCCTCGCCGCCGTCACGGCCGCGAAGCGCGTGCTCGTGGTGCTGCACCGGGACGACGAGCTGAGCTGGGTTTCGCTGCGGAACCTGCCCGAGGTGCACATCCTCTGGGCCGACCAGCTCAACACCTACGACGTGCTGGTCAACGACGACGTCGTGTTCACCAAGGCCGCGTACGACGTGTTCGTCGCCGGCCCCGCCCGCGGCAAGACCGTCAAGGCTTCCGCGCGGTCGGGCGAGGTCACGGAAGGGAGTGACGAGAAGTGA
- the rplW gene encoding 50S ribosomal protein L23: MSSVAIPDPRDILLAPVISEKSYGLLEDHKYTFIVRPDANKTQIKIAVEKVFGVKVVSVNTANRQGKRKRTRAGFGKRKDTKRAIVTLSPESKAIEIFGGPTA; the protein is encoded by the coding sequence GTGAGTTCGGTCGCCATTCCGGACCCCCGCGACATCCTGCTCGCGCCGGTCATCTCCGAGAAGTCCTACGGGCTGCTCGAGGACCACAAGTACACGTTCATCGTCCGCCCGGACGCCAACAAGACCCAGATCAAGATCGCGGTCGAGAAGGTGTTCGGCGTCAAGGTGGTCAGCGTCAACACGGCCAACCGTCAGGGCAAGCGGAAGCGGACTCGCGCGGGCTTCGGCAAGCGCAAGGACACCAAGCGCGCCATCGTGACTCTTTCGCCCGAGAGCAAGGCGATCGAGATCTTCGGCGGACCCACCGCGTAA
- the rplC gene encoding 50S ribosomal protein L3 — MSDRQMKGILGTKLGMTQVFDEQNRVVPVTVVKAGPNVVTQVRTQDKDGYGAVQLAFGAVDPRKVNKPRTGHFDKAGVTPRRFLAELRTTDAETYEVGQEITAEVFAAGVEVDVTGTSKGKGYAGVMKRHGFKGQGASHGAQAVHRKPGSIGGCATPGRVFKGLRMAGRMGNDRVTTQNLTVHAVRAEDGLLLIKGAVPGPKGGLLFVRSAAKGGNSE, encoded by the coding sequence ATGTCTGACAGGCAGATGAAGGGCATCCTGGGCACCAAGCTCGGCATGACCCAGGTCTTCGACGAACAGAACCGGGTTGTCCCGGTCACCGTCGTGAAGGCCGGTCCGAACGTGGTCACCCAGGTTCGGACGCAGGACAAGGACGGCTACGGGGCCGTGCAGCTGGCGTTCGGCGCGGTCGACCCGCGCAAGGTGAACAAGCCGCGCACCGGCCACTTCGACAAGGCGGGCGTGACGCCGCGCCGGTTCCTCGCCGAGCTGCGCACCACGGACGCCGAGACCTACGAGGTCGGCCAGGAGATCACCGCCGAGGTGTTCGCCGCCGGCGTCGAGGTCGACGTGACCGGGACCAGCAAGGGCAAGGGCTACGCGGGCGTCATGAAGCGCCACGGTTTCAAGGGCCAGGGCGCGAGCCACGGTGCCCAGGCCGTGCACCGCAAGCCGGGTTCGATCGGTGGTTGCGCCACCCCCGGCCGCGTCTTCAAGGGCCTGCGCATGGCAGGCCGGATGGGCAACGACCGGGTCACCACGCAGAACCTGACCGTGCACGCCGTGCGTGCCGAGGACGGCCTGCTGCTGATCAAGGGCGCCGTGCCCGGTCCCAAGGGCGGCCTGCTGTTCGTGCGCAGCGCCGCGAAGGGTGGTAACTCCGAATGA
- the rpsS gene encoding 30S ribosomal protein S19 has translation MPRSLKKGPFVDDHLLKKVDALNESGKKTVIKTWSRRSTIIPDFLGHTIAVHDGRKHVPVFVTEAMVGHKLGEFAPTRTFKGHIKDDRKSRRR, from the coding sequence ATGCCACGCAGCCTTAAGAAGGGCCCGTTCGTGGACGACCACCTGCTCAAGAAGGTGGACGCGCTGAACGAATCGGGCAAGAAGACGGTCATCAAGACCTGGTCGCGCCGCTCGACGATCATCCCGGACTTCCTGGGGCACACGATCGCCGTGCACGACGGCCGCAAGCACGTCCCGGTGTTCGTCACCGAGGCCATGGTGGGTCACAAGCTGGGCGAGTTCGCCCCGACGCGGACCTTCAAGGGCCACATCAAGGACGACCGCAAGTCGCGCCGCCGCTGA
- the rpmC gene encoding 50S ribosomal protein L29, whose protein sequence is MANAGALASELRELTAEELVLRLKEYKEELFNLRFQMATGQLDNNRRLRTVRTDIARIYTVMRERELGLSVAPDAESEGAA, encoded by the coding sequence ATGGCGAACGCTGGTGCTCTGGCATCGGAGCTGCGTGAGCTCACCGCGGAAGAGCTCGTCCTGCGTCTGAAGGAATACAAGGAGGAGCTCTTCAACCTCCGCTTCCAGATGGCGACCGGGCAGCTCGACAACAACCGCCGTCTGCGCACCGTCCGCACGGACATCGCGCGGATCTACACGGTCATGCGCGAGCGCGAACTCGGCCTGTCCGTTGCCCCCGACGCCGAGAGTGAAGGTGCCGCATGA
- the rplB gene encoding 50S ribosomal protein L2: MGIRKYKPTTPGRRGSSVSDFAEITRSTPEKSLLRPLSGSGGRNSSGKITTRHKGGGHKRAYRVIDFRRNDKDGIPAKVAHIEYDPNRSARIALLHYADGEKRYIIAPEKLKQGDTVENGPRADIKPGNNLPLRNIPVGTVIHAIELRPGGGAKMARSAGAKVQLVAKDGPYAQLRLPSGEIRNVDVRNRATVGEVGNSEHANINWGKAGRNRWRGKRPTVRGVVMNPVDHPHGGGEGKTSGGRHPVNPNGKPEGRTRRRKPSDALIVRRRRTGKNKR, translated from the coding sequence ATGGGCATCCGCAAGTACAAGCCGACGACCCCGGGTCGTCGCGGTTCGAGCGTCTCGGACTTCGCCGAGATCACCCGCTCCACCCCGGAGAAGTCGCTGCTTCGTCCGCTGAGCGGTTCGGGCGGTCGCAACTCGTCCGGCAAGATCACCACCCGGCACAAGGGTGGCGGCCACAAGCGCGCGTACCGAGTCATCGACTTCCGTCGCAACGACAAGGACGGCATCCCCGCCAAGGTCGCGCACATCGAGTACGACCCCAACCGGTCGGCTCGCATCGCGCTGCTGCACTACGCCGACGGCGAGAAGCGCTACATCATCGCGCCGGAGAAGCTGAAGCAGGGCGACACCGTCGAGAACGGCCCCCGGGCCGACATCAAGCCGGGCAACAACCTGCCGCTGCGCAACATCCCGGTCGGCACCGTGATCCACGCGATCGAGCTCCGCCCCGGTGGCGGCGCGAAGATGGCGCGGTCCGCGGGCGCGAAGGTGCAGCTCGTCGCCAAGGACGGTCCGTACGCCCAGCTGCGTCTCCCCTCGGGCGAGATCCGCAACGTGGACGTGCGCAACCGCGCCACGGTCGGCGAGGTCGGCAACTCCGAGCACGCCAACATCAACTGGGGCAAGGCCGGCCGCAACCGCTGGCGCGGCAAGCGCCCCACGGTCCGCGGTGTCGTCATGAACCCGGTCGACCACCCGCACGGTGGTGGTGAGGGTAAGACCTCCGGTGGTCGCCACCCGGTCAACCCGAACGGCAAGCCCGAGGGTCGTACGCGCCGGCGCAAGCCGAGCGACGCCCTCATCGTCCGCCGCCGCCGCACCGGCAAGAACAAGCGCTGA
- the rplP gene encoding 50S ribosomal protein L16, translated as MLIPRRVKHRKQHSPKRHGAAKGGTKVSFGEYGIQALEHSYVTNRQIESARIAMTRHIKRGGKVWTTIYPDRPLTKKPAETRMGSGKGSPEWWIANVKPGRVMFEISFPNEETAREALRRAIHKLPMKCRIVTREGGEF; from the coding sequence GTGCTCATCCCGCGCAGGGTCAAGCACCGGAAGCAGCACTCCCCGAAGCGCCACGGCGCCGCCAAGGGTGGCACGAAGGTCAGCTTCGGCGAGTACGGCATCCAGGCGCTTGAGCACAGCTACGTGACGAACCGGCAGATCGAGTCCGCTCGTATCGCCATGACCCGTCACATCAAGCGTGGTGGCAAGGTGTGGACGACCATCTACCCGGACCGCCCGCTGACGAAGAAGCCGGCCGAGACCCGCATGGGTTCCGGTAAGGGTTCGCCCGAGTGGTGGATCGCCAACGTGAAGCCGGGCCGCGTGATGTTCGAGATCTCGTTCCCGAACGAGGAGACCGCCCGTGAGGCGCTCCGCCGCGCGATCCACAAGCTGCCCATGAAGTGCCGCATCGTGACCCGTGAAGGTGGTGAGTTCTGA
- the tuf gene encoding elongation factor Tu, with product MAKAKFERTKPHVNIGTIGHVDHGKTTLTAAITKVLHDKYPELNESRAFDQIDNAPEEKQRGITINISHVEYQTEKRHYAHVDAPGHADYIKNMITGAAQMDGAILVVAATDGPMPQTREHVLLARQVGVPYIVVALNKADMVDDEEILELVELEVRELLSSQEFPGDDAPVVRVSGLKALEGDEKWADAVLELMSAVDNNVPDPVRELDKPFLMPIEDVFTITGRGTVVTGRVERGQINVNEEVEIVGIREKSTKTTVTGVEMFRKLLDSGQAGDNVGLLVRGIKREDVERGQVVVKPGTTTPHTDFEGRVYILSKDEGGRHTPFFNNYRPQFYFRTTDVTGVVTLPEGTEMVMPGDNTDITVALIQPVAMDEGLRFAIREGGRTVGAGQVTKINK from the coding sequence GTGGCGAAGGCGAAATTCGAGCGGACCAAGCCGCACGTCAACATCGGCACCATCGGCCACGTTGACCACGGCAAGACGACTCTGACCGCGGCGATCACCAAGGTGCTGCACGACAAGTACCCGGAGCTGAACGAGTCGCGGGCGTTCGACCAGATCGACAACGCGCCGGAAGAGAAGCAGCGCGGCATCACGATCAATATCTCGCACGTCGAGTACCAGACCGAGAAGCGTCACTACGCGCACGTCGACGCCCCCGGTCACGCGGACTACATCAAGAACATGATCACCGGTGCGGCGCAGATGGACGGCGCGATCCTCGTGGTCGCGGCGACCGACGGCCCGATGCCGCAGACGCGTGAGCACGTGCTGCTCGCCCGTCAGGTCGGCGTGCCCTACATCGTGGTCGCGCTGAACAAGGCCGACATGGTCGACGACGAGGAGATCCTGGAGCTCGTCGAGCTCGAGGTCCGCGAGCTGCTGTCCTCGCAGGAGTTCCCCGGCGACGACGCCCCGGTCGTGCGCGTGTCCGGTCTCAAGGCCCTCGAGGGCGACGAGAAGTGGGCCGACGCCGTTCTCGAGCTGATGAGCGCGGTCGACAACAACGTGCCGGACCCGGTGCGCGAGCTCGACAAGCCGTTCCTGATGCCGATCGAAGACGTCTTCACCATCACCGGTCGTGGCACCGTGGTGACCGGTCGCGTCGAGCGCGGCCAGATCAACGTCAACGAAGAGGTCGAGATCGTGGGTATCCGCGAGAAGTCGACCAAGACCACCGTCACCGGTGTCGAGATGTTCCGCAAGCTGCTCGACTCGGGCCAGGCGGGCGACAACGTCGGCCTCCTCGTCCGCGGCATCAAGCGCGAGGACGTCGAGCGCGGCCAGGTCGTCGTGAAGCCGGGTACCACCACCCCGCACACCGACTTCGAGGGCCGGGTCTACATCCTGTCGAAGGACGAGGGTGGCCGTCACACCCCGTTCTTCAACAACTACCGCCCGCAGTTCTACTTCCGCACCACCGACGTGACCGGCGTCGTGACCCTCCCCGAGGGCACCGAGATGGTCATGCCGGGCGACAACACCGACATCACGGTCGCGCTGATCCAGCCGGTCGCGATGGACGAGGGTCTGCGCTTCGCCATCCGCGAGGGTGGCCGGACCGTCGGCGCGGGCCAGGTCACCAAGATCAACAAGTGA
- the rpsJ gene encoding 30S ribosomal protein S10, with translation MAGQKIRIRLKAYDHEAIDTSARKIVETVTRTGARVVGPVPLPTEKNVYCVIRSPHKYKDSREHFEMRTHKRLIDILDPTPKTVDALMRIDLPASVDVNIQ, from the coding sequence ATGGCGGGACAGAAGATCCGCATCCGGCTCAAGGCCTACGACCACGAGGCGATCGACACCTCGGCGCGCAAGATCGTGGAGACGGTCACGCGCACCGGCGCCCGTGTTGTCGGGCCGGTGCCGCTGCCCACCGAGAAGAACGTTTACTGCGTCATCCGCTCGCCGCACAAGTACAAGGACTCGCGCGAGCACTTCGAGATGCGCACGCACAAGCGTCTGATCGACATCCTCGACCCGACGCCGAAGACGGTCGACGCGCTCATGCGCATCGACCTGCCGGCGAGCGTCGACGTCAACATCCAGTAG
- the rpsC gene encoding 30S ribosomal protein S3: MGQKINPHGFRLGITTDWKSRWYADKQYAEYVAEDVKIRKLLATGMERAGISKVEIERTRDRVRVDIHTARPGIVIGRRGAEADRIRGALEKLTKKQVQLNILEVKNPEADAQLVAQAVAEQLSNRVAFRRAMRKAIQTSMRSPQVKGIRVQCGGRLGGAEMSRSEHYRDGRVPLHTLRADIDYGFFEAKTTFGRIGVKVWIYKGELVGGLKAREARDAAERAPRRERSDRPSRPRRSGASGTTATSTEAGRAAAAATTEAPAAPATETAEKTEG; this comes from the coding sequence GTGGGCCAGAAGATCAACCCGCACGGTTTCCGCCTGGGTATCACCACGGACTGGAAGTCGCGCTGGTACGCCGACAAGCAGTACGCCGAGTACGTGGCCGAGGACGTCAAGATCCGCAAGCTGCTGGCGACGGGCATGGAGCGCGCCGGCATCTCCAAGGTCGAGATCGAGCGCACCCGTGACCGCGTCCGCGTCGACATCCACACCGCCCGGCCGGGCATCGTCATCGGCCGCCGCGGCGCGGAGGCCGACCGGATCCGTGGCGCGCTGGAGAAGCTGACCAAGAAGCAGGTCCAGCTGAACATCCTCGAGGTCAAGAACCCCGAGGCCGACGCCCAGCTGGTCGCCCAGGCGGTCGCGGAGCAGCTCTCCAACCGCGTGGCGTTCCGCCGCGCGATGCGGAAGGCGATCCAGACCTCCATGCGCTCGCCGCAGGTCAAGGGCATCCGCGTGCAGTGCGGCGGTCGTCTCGGCGGTGCCGAGATGTCCCGCTCCGAGCACTACCGCGATGGCCGCGTCCCGCTGCACACGCTGCGCGCCGACATCGACTACGGCTTCTTCGAGGCCAAGACGACGTTCGGTCGCATCGGCGTCAAGGTGTGGATCTACAAGGGTGAGCTCGTCGGTGGCCTGAAGGCCCGCGAAGCCCGTGACGCCGCCGAGCGCGCGCCGCGTCGCGAGCGCAGCGACCGGCCGTCCCGCCCGCGTCGTTCCGGCGCGTCGGGCACCACGGCGACCTCGACCGAAGCCGGTCGGGCCGCCGCTGCCGCCACGACCGAGGCCCCGGCGGCCCCGGCCACCGAGACCGCAGAAAAGACGGAGGGCTGA